One Luteolibacter flavescens DNA segment encodes these proteins:
- a CDS encoding AAA family ATPase, whose protein sequence is MDGYIGRQAERREFAELLKKKTASLVTCQGRRRIGKSRFIEECAAAADLFLSFIGLPPREGITKQEQLNSFSGHLAKQTAAPSVLLPDWPTAFQLLASQLPAKGSVVVLLDEISWMAIGDKDFAGHLKTAWDQLFSKVPGLTLVLCGSVSSWIEENILNSTGFVGRCSWQFHLKPLPLAE, encoded by the coding sequence ATGGATGGCTACATCGGCAGGCAGGCTGAGCGGCGGGAGTTCGCGGAACTCCTGAAGAAAAAGACCGCATCGCTGGTGACCTGCCAGGGCCGCCGGAGAATCGGCAAGAGCCGTTTCATCGAGGAATGCGCCGCTGCTGCCGACCTCTTCCTGTCCTTCATCGGCCTGCCGCCCCGCGAAGGAATCACGAAGCAAGAGCAGCTCAACTCCTTTTCCGGGCACCTTGCGAAGCAGACCGCAGCCCCGAGCGTGCTCTTGCCGGACTGGCCCACCGCCTTCCAATTGCTCGCCAGCCAGCTCCCGGCAAAGGGCTCGGTGGTCGTGCTGCTAGACGAGATCTCCTGGATGGCCATCGGCGACAAGGACTTCGCCGGCCACCTCAAGACCGCTTGGGACCAGCTTTTCTCAAAGGTCCCCGGCCTGACCCTCGTCCTGTGCGGGTCGGTTTCCTCGTGGATCGAGGAAAACATCCTCAATAGCACCGGCTTCGTCGGACGCTGCTCGTGGCAGTTTCATCTCAAGCCGCTGCCACTCGCCGAGTGA
- a CDS encoding S9 family peptidase translates to MKARHTLLACFLLATAAHADHGNLASFNQLTGRWYGVAKTKVLNESVDVRWAPGDAAAFYQLDTPEGGKIRMKLDPATGQAGPAAESDRMPETRPDERRGNRRRDGRGGPRGSWKSPDGRWEVALREGEVILRDTKDGTDRTLAKGDAAGNFTGQPLWAPDSSRFAIWKEKDVKERIVHYIESSPKDQLQPKHFTNSYPKPGDVIDTRAPWVFFTGKDEAPIATDPKLIENPFECRELAWRGDSKRLTFEFIERGFGKHNIIEIDSATRQQRVLVREESDTFVFVYGYSFRRDLGDGNEILWMSERDGWKHLYLLDGRDGSTRRQLTKGEWIVREVVNVDEGNREVLLKISGYHKGQDPYYIHYARVSMETGELIPLTKSDGTHDRFERSPDGNYYTCRWSRVNKAPVTELRRWADGELVATLAEADDAKLRATAWPIPEPFVSKDRDGKYDIHGIVCLPPDFDPAKKYPVIENIYAGPQDSFVPKAWNPWMQPKHEIAVHGFIVVQIDGKGTANRSKEFHHFCYKNLKDAGFPDRIAWLKEAAKKWPQMDLERVGIFGGSAGGQNALGAMLFHGDFYKAAVADCGCHDNRMDKIWWNEQWMDWPVGPEYADNSNVTHAKNLKGALLLTVGEVDTNVDPSSTYQVINALIAADKDFEFLPMTGRNHGAGEERYAQRRRVDFFRSHLGGPR, encoded by the coding sequence ATGAAAGCCCGTCACACCCTCCTCGCCTGCTTCCTCCTCGCCACCGCCGCGCACGCCGACCACGGAAACCTCGCCAGCTTCAACCAGCTCACCGGCCGCTGGTATGGCGTGGCGAAGACGAAGGTGCTGAACGAGTCCGTGGACGTCCGCTGGGCCCCCGGCGACGCAGCCGCGTTTTATCAGCTCGATACGCCCGAGGGCGGAAAGATCCGCATGAAGCTGGACCCCGCCACGGGCCAGGCCGGGCCGGCCGCAGAGTCCGACCGGATGCCGGAGACCCGCCCGGACGAGCGCCGGGGAAACCGCCGCCGCGATGGCCGGGGTGGCCCGCGCGGCTCGTGGAAGTCCCCCGACGGCCGCTGGGAAGTGGCCCTCCGCGAGGGCGAGGTGATCCTGCGCGACACGAAGGACGGGACCGACCGCACGTTGGCAAAGGGCGATGCCGCGGGGAACTTCACCGGCCAGCCGCTCTGGGCGCCGGACTCCTCCCGCTTTGCCATCTGGAAGGAAAAGGACGTGAAGGAGCGCATCGTCCACTACATCGAGTCCTCGCCAAAGGACCAGCTCCAGCCGAAGCACTTCACGAACAGCTATCCGAAGCCGGGCGACGTGATCGACACCCGCGCGCCGTGGGTCTTCTTCACCGGCAAGGATGAAGCGCCCATCGCCACGGATCCCAAGCTGATCGAGAATCCCTTCGAGTGCCGGGAGCTGGCGTGGCGCGGGGACTCGAAGCGGCTGACCTTCGAGTTCATCGAGCGGGGCTTCGGGAAGCACAATATCATCGAGATCGACAGCGCCACCCGCCAGCAGCGCGTGCTGGTCCGCGAGGAGAGCGACACCTTTGTCTTCGTCTATGGCTACTCCTTCCGCCGGGATCTGGGGGACGGGAATGAGATCCTGTGGATGTCCGAGCGCGATGGCTGGAAGCATCTCTACCTGCTCGACGGACGCGACGGCTCGACCCGCCGCCAGCTCACGAAGGGCGAGTGGATCGTCCGCGAGGTGGTGAACGTGGACGAGGGCAACCGCGAGGTGCTGCTGAAGATCTCCGGCTACCACAAGGGCCAGGACCCCTACTACATCCACTACGCGCGCGTCTCGATGGAGACCGGCGAGCTGATCCCGCTGACGAAGTCGGACGGCACGCACGACCGCTTCGAGCGCTCTCCGGACGGGAATTACTACACCTGCCGCTGGTCCCGCGTGAACAAGGCCCCGGTGACGGAGCTGCGCCGCTGGGCGGATGGCGAGCTCGTGGCCACCCTCGCCGAGGCGGACGATGCGAAGCTGCGCGCCACGGCCTGGCCGATCCCGGAGCCCTTCGTTTCCAAGGACCGCGACGGGAAATACGACATTCACGGCATCGTCTGCCTGCCGCCGGACTTCGACCCGGCGAAGAAGTATCCCGTGATCGAGAATATCTATGCCGGCCCGCAGGACTCCTTCGTGCCCAAGGCCTGGAACCCGTGGATGCAGCCGAAGCACGAGATCGCCGTGCATGGCTTCATCGTCGTGCAGATCGATGGCAAGGGCACCGCGAACCGCAGCAAGGAATTCCACCACTTTTGCTACAAGAACCTGAAGGACGCCGGCTTCCCCGACCGCATCGCATGGCTGAAGGAAGCCGCGAAGAAGTGGCCGCAGATGGATCTCGAGCGGGTCGGCATCTTCGGCGGCTCTGCCGGTGGCCAGAATGCCCTCGGCGCGATGCTTTTCCACGGGGACTTCTACAAGGCCGCGGTGGCGGACTGCGGCTGCCATGACAACCGCATGGACAAGATCTGGTGGAACGAGCAGTGGATGGACTGGCCCGTCGGCCCGGAATACGCCGACAACTCGAACGTCACCCACGCGAAGAATCTCAAGGGCGCGCTGCTGCTGACCGTGGGCGAGGTGGATACGAACGTGGACCCCTCCTCCACCTATCAGGTCATCAACGCGCTGATCGCCGCGGACAAGGACTTCGAATTCCTGCCCATGACCGGCCGCAATCACGGTGCCGGAGAGGAGCGCTATGCCCAACGCCGCCGCGTGGACTTCTTCCGCTCCCACCTCGGCGGCCCGCGCTAG